The Cohnella abietis genome has a segment encoding these proteins:
- a CDS encoding sensor histidine kinase produces MIKSLYTRVVMTFLVSVIGGTVIAFFVTNWMYKEKFNENLQVLLLDFGQDIVQIYEKLPIDEADSFLSGVKQLNSYHIRIYDETGQFQSYGKLNGHRTATVTMEQVKKVLDGQLVQVNSKNIATILLGLPLETEKGTKAMFVEPLAPPSTSFVKYWILTFLVYSLVTGSLFVLVASIFLVRPIKKLTKATRRIAAGDFNVKLNIKQTGELGTLARSFEEMMHDLQQLEQMRRDFVTNVSHEVQSPLTSISGYAMALKQEGIAVNERNRYLDIIITEAGRMSKMSDSLLKLSLLESQSQQLRLVTLRLDEQIRRVIVAIQPQWSARNIHFELSLKAVTLTADHDQLNQVWTNIIGNSIKFSKDGGIINVSIKQDMKNVTVRISDAGIGISLEDQKRIFDRFFKADRSHSRKYEGSGMGLAIVKQIVSLHQGDIRVESEPGRGTTFIVILPLTMPTE; encoded by the coding sequence ATGATTAAATCTTTATATACACGCGTAGTTATGACCTTTCTTGTCTCCGTTATCGGAGGTACTGTCATTGCTTTTTTCGTAACAAATTGGATGTATAAAGAGAAATTTAACGAAAACCTACAAGTTCTCTTACTTGACTTTGGCCAGGATATCGTGCAAATTTACGAGAAATTACCGATAGATGAAGCGGACTCGTTCCTAAGTGGGGTAAAGCAGCTCAATTCCTATCACATTCGAATTTACGATGAGACAGGTCAGTTCCAGTCTTACGGAAAACTAAACGGACACCGTACTGCTACTGTGACGATGGAACAAGTCAAGAAAGTGCTAGATGGACAGCTTGTTCAAGTCAATTCTAAGAATATTGCTACTATCCTTTTAGGGCTGCCGTTGGAAACTGAAAAGGGAACGAAAGCGATGTTTGTGGAGCCGCTCGCTCCACCGTCCACTTCTTTTGTGAAATATTGGATATTAACCTTTTTGGTCTATTCCTTAGTAACAGGAAGCCTATTTGTTCTCGTTGCCTCCATTTTTCTAGTAAGACCAATTAAAAAGCTGACAAAAGCGACTAGGCGTATAGCAGCCGGAGATTTCAACGTGAAGCTGAATATTAAGCAAACGGGTGAGCTAGGTACTTTGGCTCGCAGCTTCGAAGAAATGATGCACGATCTGCAGCAGCTAGAGCAGATGCGAAGGGATTTCGTAACGAACGTCTCGCACGAGGTTCAATCGCCGCTCACCTCGATATCCGGTTATGCAATGGCGCTCAAGCAAGAAGGCATCGCAGTTAATGAGCGAAATCGTTATCTCGATATTATCATTACTGAAGCAGGGCGAATGTCCAAGATGAGCGATAGTCTGCTAAAGCTAAGCTTGCTTGAATCACAGTCACAGCAGCTGCGGCTGGTCACGCTTAGACTAGATGAACAGATAAGGCGAGTAATCGTCGCTATCCAGCCGCAATGGTCGGCTCGGAACATTCATTTTGAGCTGAGTTTGAAGGCAGTTACGCTAACGGCTGATCATGATCAGCTGAATCAGGTATGGACCAATATAATCGGTAATAGCATTAAATTTTCCAAGGATGGTGGCATTATTAACGTCAGCATCAAACAAGATATGAAAAATGTGACAGTCCGCATATCCGACGCAGGCATTGGGATTTCTCTAGAGGATCAGAAGCGTATATTTGATCGGTTTTTTAAGGCCGACCGCTCTCACAGTCGTAAATACGAAGGTAGCGGTATGGGACTAGCTATCGTCAAACAGATCGTATCACTTCATCAAGGTGACATTCGTGTGGAAAGCGAGCCGGGTCGAGGAACAACTTTCATTGTCATCTTGCCATTAACAATGCCGACAGAATAA
- a CDS encoding response regulator transcription factor: MPTILVADDDVNIRELVCLFLRNDGFETVEAADGKEALAVYASTQVDLVVLDIMMPIMDGWTLCKELRRSDPDLPLLMLTARGETWEKVKGFQLGADDYLTKPFDPLELTVRVRALLKRYKIGSTQMIRLGNVTLDRQIYKVVRGLESFTLPLKEFELLYKLAGTPGQIYTREQLIDQIWGIDYAGDDRTIDVHIKRLRERFATTPDFRIETVRGLGYRLEVHE; encoded by the coding sequence ATGCCTACAATACTGGTTGCAGACGACGATGTGAACATTCGTGAACTCGTCTGTTTGTTTTTGCGCAATGACGGATTCGAAACAGTAGAAGCCGCGGATGGCAAAGAAGCACTGGCCGTCTATGCCTCGACGCAGGTCGATCTAGTCGTGCTTGATATTATGATGCCGATTATGGATGGTTGGACGTTATGTAAGGAGCTCCGGAGAAGTGATCCTGATCTTCCGTTACTTATGCTGACTGCGAGAGGCGAAACTTGGGAGAAAGTGAAAGGCTTCCAGCTTGGAGCGGATGATTATTTGACGAAACCATTCGATCCGTTGGAACTGACGGTTCGCGTTAGGGCTTTACTGAAGCGATATAAGATAGGCTCCACGCAGATGATTCGGTTAGGAAATGTCACTCTTGATCGTCAGATATACAAGGTGGTTAGAGGGTTGGAGTCGTTCACGCTGCCGCTCAAGGAGTTTGAATTGCTGTACAAGCTCGCTGGAACACCCGGACAAATTTATACGCGTGAGCAGCTGATCGATCAGATTTGGGGAATCGATTACGCTGGTGATGATCGAACGATAGATGTACATATTAAGCGCCTGCGCGAACGGTTCGCGACTACACCGGATTTTCGAATCGAAACAGTGCGTGGGCTTGGCTACCGGCTTGAGGTACACGAATGA
- a CDS encoding TIM barrel protein has product MANFKYSVGPWNVHEGADAFGPEVRSSISFEQKLTKFKEIGFTGIQFHDDDAVPDMNDLSESQIKSRAKELKQHLDSQGLEAEFVAPRLWMDGRTIDGGYTSNSAEDREFALWRSLRSIDIARELGSDRLVLWLAREGTLCAESKDPVLSLQRLREAVNTMLAYDPGIRILIEPKPNEPIDRSFVPTVGHVLGFAAGTADPSRVGALLESAHAVLAGLDPALEMAFCLAHNKLWGVHLNDQNGLRYDQDKSFGAENLRSAFNQVKVLMDSGYGSNGEYVGLDVKAMRTQYGELSYAHLENSLKMVKLLEAKVRRLDRGLVASYQESRNYEALEMYIMELLLGEK; this is encoded by the coding sequence ATGGCAAATTTTAAATATTCGGTAGGTCCTTGGAACGTACATGAAGGAGCGGACGCATTCGGTCCTGAAGTAAGATCTTCTATTTCTTTCGAGCAGAAGCTGACTAAATTCAAGGAAATCGGGTTTACGGGTATTCAGTTTCACGATGACGACGCAGTACCGGATATGAACGACTTGTCAGAAAGCCAAATCAAGTCGCGTGCGAAGGAACTGAAGCAGCATTTAGACTCGCAAGGCTTGGAAGCTGAGTTTGTCGCTCCACGCTTGTGGATGGACGGAAGAACGATTGACGGCGGCTACACTTCCAATTCGGCAGAGGACAGAGAGTTTGCGTTATGGAGATCATTGCGGTCCATCGATATCGCAAGAGAGCTTGGTTCAGATCGTCTAGTGCTGTGGTTAGCGAGAGAAGGTACATTGTGCGCGGAGAGTAAGGATCCTGTCCTCAGCCTGCAGCGCTTGCGCGAAGCAGTAAATACGATGCTTGCCTACGATCCAGGCATTCGCATTCTGATCGAGCCAAAGCCGAATGAACCAATCGACCGCAGCTTCGTTCCAACGGTCGGACATGTACTCGGATTTGCTGCTGGAACGGCTGATCCTAGCCGCGTCGGTGCTTTACTTGAATCCGCGCATGCTGTGCTTGCTGGTCTTGACCCTGCTCTGGAAATGGCATTCTGCTTGGCGCACAACAAATTATGGGGTGTCCATCTGAACGACCAAAACGGTCTTCGCTACGATCAAGATAAATCGTTCGGTGCCGAAAATCTGCGTTCGGCCTTTAACCAAGTTAAAGTGCTTATGGATAGCGGATACGGCAGCAATGGCGAATATGTCGGTCTTGACGTTAAGGCGATGAGAACACAATACGGTGAGCTATCTTATGCTCATTTGGAAAATAGCTTGAAAATGGTTAAATTGCTAGAGGCCAAGGTTCGTCGTTTGGATAGGGGCTTAGTGGCTAGCTATCAGGAATCCCGGAACTATGAAGCTCTTGAGATGTACATCATGGAGCTATTGTTGGGCGAAAAATAA
- a CDS encoding helix-turn-helix transcriptional regulator, producing the protein MDQSWMNSISPFVRAARIMKSSSLTGEWMDHDHVFTYIEQGEAEFFLGGVKYEAREGDILLMHPLMSHIIKSTSTVPLIQFIFHFDLFYDEERSLIINTHASKRMRKKVVEREMQLASIVPISHLQIADRIDLKKRFLLLHKEFLDKRPGGSLMMKAICLELLHIFLKNQTDRKDDEGKMTKGWAFIEKAINFIHESYSDAQLNNTSISEYAEVSTNHLSHLFKKQLGISVQKYVTHIRIEQAKKRIIEGKLTLTEIADVVGFSSIHLFSRSFKATVGITPSKFAAMQSALINENR; encoded by the coding sequence ATGGATCAATCATGGATGAACAGCATATCCCCTTTCGTCAGGGCCGCTAGAATTATGAAGTCTAGCTCGTTGACTGGGGAGTGGATGGATCACGATCACGTCTTTACGTATATCGAGCAAGGGGAAGCGGAATTTTTCCTAGGCGGCGTAAAGTATGAGGCTCGAGAGGGCGATATTTTGCTTATGCATCCTTTGATGTCCCATATCATTAAATCGACCTCGACAGTACCATTGATTCAATTTATATTTCACTTTGATCTTTTTTATGATGAAGAACGAAGCTTAATCATAAATACGCACGCGTCGAAACGGATGAGGAAAAAGGTCGTCGAGAGGGAAATGCAGCTGGCTTCGATTGTCCCAATCTCCCATCTGCAAATAGCGGACCGGATTGATTTGAAAAAACGGTTTTTGCTGCTGCACAAGGAGTTTTTGGATAAACGGCCCGGAGGCTCCCTGATGATGAAAGCGATTTGCCTGGAATTACTGCACATTTTCTTGAAAAACCAAACGGATCGCAAGGACGACGAAGGCAAAATGACAAAGGGATGGGCATTTATCGAAAAAGCCATTAACTTTATTCATGAAAGCTATTCCGACGCTCAGCTTAACAACACGTCAATCAGCGAGTATGCTGAGGTGTCCACGAACCATTTGTCTCATTTGTTCAAGAAGCAGCTTGGCATATCGGTTCAGAAGTACGTGACGCATATACGGATAGAGCAAGCGAAAAAAAGAATCATCGAAGGCAAGCTTACGTTAACCGAGATTGCAGATGTGGTTGGATTTTCCAGCATTCATTTGTTCAGTCGGTCATTCAAAGCAACGGTCGGAATTACACCTAGTAAGTTCGCGGCGATGCAATCCGCTTTAATAAACGAAAACAGATAA